In Mustela nigripes isolate SB6536 chromosome 2, MUSNIG.SB6536, whole genome shotgun sequence, a single window of DNA contains:
- the NME6 gene encoding nucleoside diphosphate kinase 6 isoform X2 produces MRELLWRKEECQQFYKEHEGRFFYQRLVEFMASGPIRAYILAHKDAIQLWRTLMGPTRVFRARHVAPDSIRGSFGLTDTRNTTHGSDSVVSASREIAAFFPDFSEQRWYEEEEPQLRCGPVRYSPEGGIHCAARPGGPGPA; encoded by the exons ATGAGAGAACTTCTGTGGAGAAAAGAAGAATGCCAGCAGTTTTACAAAGAGCATGAAG GGCGTTTTTTCTATCAGCGGCTGGTGGAGTTCATGGCCAG CGGGCCAATCCGAGCCTACATCCTGGCCCACAAGGATGCCATCCAGCTCTGGAGGACGCTGATGGGACCCACCAGAGTGTTTCGAGCACGTCACGTGGCCCCAGATTCAATTCGTGGAAGTTTTGGCCTCACTGACACCCGCAACACAACCCATGGCTCTG ACTCTGTGGTTTCAGCCAGTAGAGAGATTGCAGCCTTCTTCCCTGACTTCAGTGAACAGCGCTGGTATGAGGAAGAGGAGCCCCAGTTGCGCTGTGGGCCCGTGCGCTACAGCCCAGAGGGAGGCATCCACTGTGCAGCCAGACCAGGAGGCCCAGGACCAGCCTGA